One window of the Streptomyces asoensis genome contains the following:
- the argB gene encoding acetylglutamate kinase, which translates to MSTTRKHTALPKAQILIEALPWLTRHNGRTVVIKFGGNAMIDEDLKAAFAQDVVFLRHAGLHVVVVHGGGPQISAALDKHGIVSEFKAGLRVTTEDAMDVVRMVLAGQVQRELVGLLNQHGPLAVGLTGEDAHTITATKHRPEIDGELVDIGRVGEITAIDTGAIEALLADGRIPVVSSIARSQDDGHVYNVNADTAAAALAAALGAETLMVLTDVEGLYEDWPNSDEVISRLTASQLEKLLPELSSGMVPKMEGCLHAVRNGVNTARVIDGRVQHSILLEIFTDEGIGTMVVPDEKPHAEPAAQPDAQGEPS; encoded by the coding sequence ATGAGCACTACTCGTAAGCACACCGCCCTGCCCAAGGCCCAGATCCTCATCGAGGCGCTGCCCTGGCTGACCCGGCACAACGGCAGGACGGTCGTCATCAAGTTCGGCGGCAACGCCATGATCGACGAGGACCTGAAGGCCGCCTTCGCCCAGGACGTCGTCTTCCTGCGGCACGCCGGCCTCCATGTCGTCGTCGTGCACGGCGGCGGCCCGCAGATCAGCGCCGCCCTCGACAAGCACGGCATCGTCAGCGAGTTCAAGGCCGGTCTGCGGGTCACCACCGAGGACGCCATGGACGTCGTACGGATGGTGCTCGCCGGACAGGTCCAGCGCGAGCTGGTCGGGCTGCTGAACCAACACGGGCCGCTCGCCGTCGGGTTGACCGGCGAGGACGCGCACACCATCACCGCCACCAAGCACCGGCCCGAGATCGACGGCGAGTTGGTCGACATCGGGCGGGTCGGCGAGATCACCGCGATCGACACGGGCGCCATCGAGGCGCTGCTCGCCGACGGCCGCATCCCGGTCGTCTCGTCGATCGCCCGCTCCCAGGACGACGGACATGTCTACAACGTCAATGCTGATACGGCGGCTGCGGCACTCGCTGCGGCACTTGGCGCCGAAACCCTCATGGTCCTCACGGACGTCGAGGGCCTCTACGAGGACTGGCCGAACAGCGACGAGGTGATCAGCCGCCTCACCGCTTCCCAACTGGAGAAGCTGCTGCCGGAGCTGAGCTCCGGGATGGTCCCGAAGATGGAGGGCTGTCTGCACGCCGTACGCAACGGCGTGAACACCGCCCGCGTCATCGACGGGCGGGTCCAGCACTCGATCCTGCTGGAGATCTTCACCGACGAGGGCATCGGCACGATGGTCGTGCCCGACGAGAAGCCGCACGCAGAGCCGGCCGCACAGCCGGACGCACAGGGGGAGCCGTCATGA
- a CDS encoding L,D-transpeptidase family protein: MRPRAVATALVCASLGLLGAAPGTGAAKPLPARMADTGGGTQLITAVAPSAGSTSGTLTWWDLRNGRWVPAGSTPARFGAKGLVEGASRRQGTNTTPTGLYGLPYAFGIRSAPRGTSYVYRPVRQGSWWCQDNTSRAYNRWTEPRPADCRAAESEHLVTYRAQYAYALVIGFNYGKPVRGRGAGIFLHVNGRGATAGCVSVPAGAMRRLLAWARPGKRPHIAIGTTGGRTAITRY, from the coding sequence ATGCGCCCTCGTGCCGTCGCCACCGCCCTCGTCTGCGCGTCCCTCGGCCTGCTCGGTGCCGCTCCGGGCACCGGGGCCGCCAAGCCGCTGCCCGCGCGGATGGCGGACACCGGCGGCGGCACCCAGCTGATCACCGCCGTGGCCCCGAGCGCCGGTTCCACCTCGGGCACGCTCACCTGGTGGGACCTGCGGAACGGGCGGTGGGTGCCGGCCGGTTCCACGCCGGCCCGGTTCGGCGCGAAGGGCCTGGTCGAGGGCGCCTCACGCCGGCAGGGCACGAACACGACACCGACAGGCCTGTACGGCCTCCCCTACGCCTTCGGCATCCGGTCGGCGCCGCGCGGGACGTCATACGTCTACCGCCCGGTACGCCAGGGCTCCTGGTGGTGCCAGGACAACACGTCCCGCGCCTACAACCGGTGGACCGAGCCGCGTCCCGCGGACTGCCGCGCGGCCGAGTCCGAGCACCTGGTCACGTACCGCGCGCAGTACGCGTACGCGCTGGTCATCGGCTTCAACTACGGCAAGCCGGTGCGCGGCCGCGGGGCGGGAATCTTCCTGCACGTCAACGGACGCGGGGCGACGGCCGGTTGTGTGTCGGTGCCGGCGGGGGCGATGCGGCGGCTGCTGGCGTGGGCCCGGCCGGGGAAGCGACCGCACATCGCGATCGGCACGACGGGCGGCCGGACGGCGATCACCCGGTACTGA
- a CDS encoding FMN-binding protein gives MRKNHPLRRVVLATAATVSGVVLLLSLKPSSDPGAAQAAGAGAAAQEAAQGGSGAVVSGTMTGDAAQTQYGAVQVRITVVNNKITKAEAVQAPKGGTSDQKTALAVPKLNADVVAKQSPDIDTVSGATYTSEGYKKSLQSAIDKANASAGSGSGSSQGSGSAQASGTFTGDAAQTQYGAVQVRITVAGGKITKAEAVQAPKGGTSDQKTALAVPKLNAAAVAAGSADIDTVSSATYTSEGYKKSLQSALDKAKATAGSSSGSGDAGASSGAAQAKTVTGSVAQTQYGAVQVRITVAGGKITKAEAVQAPKGGTSDQKTALAIPKLNAAAVAAGSADIDTVSSATFTSEGYKKSLQSALDQAGG, from the coding sequence ATGAGGAAGAACCACCCTCTTCGGCGCGTCGTACTGGCCACCGCCGCCACTGTGTCCGGGGTCGTGCTGCTGCTGTCGCTGAAGCCGTCGTCCGACCCGGGCGCGGCCCAGGCGGCGGGCGCGGGTGCGGCGGCGCAGGAAGCGGCGCAGGGCGGGTCCGGGGCGGTCGTGTCGGGGACGATGACCGGTGACGCGGCGCAGACGCAGTACGGGGCTGTGCAGGTCCGGATCACCGTCGTCAACAACAAGATCACCAAGGCGGAGGCGGTCCAGGCACCCAAGGGCGGCACCAGCGACCAGAAGACCGCGCTCGCCGTCCCGAAGCTCAACGCCGATGTGGTCGCCAAGCAGAGCCCGGACATCGACACGGTGTCGGGTGCCACGTACACCAGCGAGGGCTACAAGAAGTCCCTCCAGTCGGCGATCGACAAGGCGAACGCGAGCGCCGGGTCCGGGTCCGGGTCCTCCCAGGGCTCCGGCAGCGCGCAGGCGTCCGGCACCTTCACCGGGGACGCGGCCCAGACGCAGTACGGCGCGGTCCAGGTCCGGATCACGGTCGCGGGCGGGAAGATCACCAAGGCCGAGGCCGTCCAGGCACCCAAGGGCGGCACCAGCGACCAGAAGACCGCGCTCGCCGTCCCCAAGCTCAACGCGGCGGCCGTCGCGGCCGGCAGCGCCGACATCGACACCGTCTCCAGCGCGACCTACACGAGTGAGGGCTACAAGAAGTCCCTCCAGTCGGCGCTGGACAAGGCCAAGGCGACCGCGGGTTCGTCGTCCGGGTCGGGCGACGCGGGGGCCTCTTCGGGGGCCGCGCAGGCCAAGACCGTCACCGGCAGCGTCGCGCAGACCCAGTACGGCGCCGTCCAGGTCCGGATCACGGTCGCCGGCGGGAAGATCACCAAGGCCGAGGCCGTCCAGGCACCCAAGGGCGGCACCAGCGACCAGAAGACCGCGCTGGCCATCCCGAAGCTCAACGCGGCGGCCGTCGCCGCCGGCAGCGCCGACATCGACACCGTCTCCAGCGCGACCTTCACCAGCGAGGGCTACAAGAAGTCCTTGCAGTCGGCGCTGGACCAGGCCGGTGGCTGA
- the argJ gene encoding bifunctional glutamate N-acetyltransferase/amino-acid acetyltransferase ArgJ, which translates to MSVTAAKGFTAAGIAAGIKQNGNPDLALVVNDGPRRAAAGVFTSNRVKAAPVLWSEQVLKSGRLSAVILNSGGANACTGPKGFQDTHATAEKVAEVLGLGAGEVAVASTGLIGVLLPMDKLLPGVETAAGQLSEHGGEKAAIAIKTTDTVHKTSVVSKDGWTVGGMAKGAGMLAPGLATMLVVLTTDADLDSETLDKALRAATKVTFDRVDSDGCMSTNDTVLLLASGASEVAPGYEEFAAAVRTVCDDLGQQLIRDAEGASKDIKIEVVNAASEDDAVEVGRSIARNNLLKCAIHGEDPNWGRVLSAIGTTGAVFEADRLNVAINGVWVCKNGGVGEDREKVDMRYREVHIVADLAAGSETATIWTNDLTADYVHENSAYSS; encoded by the coding sequence GTGAGCGTCACGGCAGCCAAGGGATTCACGGCGGCGGGCATCGCCGCCGGGATCAAGCAGAACGGCAACCCGGACCTGGCCCTCGTGGTCAACGACGGGCCCCGCCGCGCGGCCGCCGGCGTCTTCACGTCCAACCGTGTCAAGGCCGCGCCCGTGCTGTGGTCCGAGCAGGTCCTCAAGAGCGGCCGGCTGTCCGCCGTGATCCTCAACTCCGGCGGCGCCAACGCCTGTACGGGGCCGAAGGGCTTCCAGGACACGCACGCGACCGCCGAGAAGGTCGCCGAGGTGCTGGGTCTGGGCGCGGGTGAGGTCGCCGTCGCCTCCACCGGGCTCATCGGCGTCCTGCTCCCGATGGACAAGCTGCTGCCGGGGGTCGAGACCGCCGCCGGTCAACTCTCCGAGCACGGCGGCGAGAAGGCCGCCATCGCCATCAAGACCACCGACACCGTCCACAAGACGTCCGTCGTCTCCAAGGACGGCTGGACCGTCGGCGGCATGGCCAAGGGCGCGGGCATGCTCGCCCCCGGCCTCGCCACGATGCTGGTCGTCCTCACCACCGACGCCGACCTCGACAGCGAGACCCTGGACAAGGCGCTGCGCGCCGCCACCAAGGTCACCTTCGACCGCGTCGACTCCGACGGCTGCATGTCGACCAACGACACCGTGCTGCTGCTCGCCTCCGGCGCCTCCGAAGTCGCCCCGGGGTACGAGGAGTTCGCCGCCGCCGTACGGACCGTCTGCGACGACCTCGGTCAGCAGCTGATCCGGGACGCCGAGGGCGCCAGCAAGGACATCAAGATCGAGGTCGTCAACGCGGCGAGCGAGGACGACGCCGTCGAGGTGGGCCGCTCCATCGCCCGCAACAACCTCCTCAAGTGCGCGATCCACGGCGAGGACCCCAACTGGGGCCGGGTCCTCTCCGCGATCGGCACGACGGGGGCCGTCTTCGAGGCCGACCGGCTCAACGTCGCCATCAACGGCGTCTGGGTCTGCAAGAACGGTGGCGTAGGAGAGGACCGCGAGAAGGTCGACATGCGCTACCGCGAGGTGCACATCGTCGCCGACCTCGCCGCCGGCTCCGAGACGGCCACCATCTGGACCAACGACCTCACCGCCGACTACGTCCACGAGAACAGCGCGTACTCGTCATGA
- a CDS encoding FAD:protein FMN transferase: protein MADTVAESAAAPAVLRHAEEVMGTVFSFDVRGGEPEAVRAALEEAIASLHRVNEVFSTYREDSQVSRLVRGELTVEECDPEVAEVLELGAEAERVSDGWFSMRYQGRLDPTGIVKGWAAERAARLVAAAGVSGVSVNGGGDVQLLGVPGPERPWRVGVSDPLRPGGLAAVVSAAGADELAVATSGTAERGAHIVDPRTGRSAVTDLVAVTVVTPQLTWADCWATAAFAMGSREALGWLESLPDVEALLITAGDEVRCTGGLAGRLG from the coding sequence GTGGCTGACACCGTGGCCGAGTCGGCGGCGGCCCCCGCCGTGCTGCGTCACGCGGAGGAGGTCATGGGGACCGTCTTCTCCTTCGACGTCCGCGGCGGGGAGCCCGAGGCGGTGCGGGCGGCGCTGGAGGAGGCGATCGCCTCGCTGCACCGGGTGAACGAGGTGTTCAGCACCTACCGCGAGGACAGCCAGGTGTCCCGGCTGGTACGCGGTGAGCTGACCGTCGAGGAGTGCGATCCGGAAGTGGCCGAGGTGCTGGAGCTGGGCGCCGAGGCGGAGCGGGTGAGCGACGGCTGGTTCAGCATGCGCTACCAGGGCCGGCTCGACCCCACCGGCATCGTGAAGGGCTGGGCCGCCGAGCGCGCGGCCCGGCTGGTCGCGGCGGCGGGTGTGAGCGGGGTGAGCGTCAACGGCGGCGGGGACGTGCAGTTGCTGGGCGTCCCCGGGCCCGAGCGGCCGTGGCGGGTCGGGGTGTCGGACCCGCTGCGCCCCGGCGGTCTCGCCGCGGTGGTCTCGGCGGCGGGAGCGGACGAACTGGCGGTTGCGACCTCCGGTACGGCAGAGCGGGGCGCCCATATCGTGGATCCGCGAACGGGCCGCTCCGCGGTGACCGACCTGGTCGCCGTGACGGTGGTGACCCCCCAGCTGACCTGGGCGGACTGCTGGGCGACAGCCGCGTTCGCGATGGGCTCGCGGGAGGCGCTGGGCTGGCTGGAGTCCCTGCCGGACGTGGAGGCGCTGCTGATCACGGCGGGCGACGAGGTGCGCTGCACGGGAGGCCTGGCCGGCCGGCTCGGCTGA
- a CDS encoding ferredoxin reductase family protein translates to MTTTIAGGRAARRQTMRRIRPRRSPAVPLLLAVWAGAAGVLWLWWANTPNIADDNSRILNAGRITGLLAGYLMALVVLQMARVPALERRVGSDRVARWHAMSGRYTLCLVFAHVFLIMWGYALQAGKTLGDIVQQTIDSINQLPDMGKAAIGTGLFLLIGLVSIGPVRRRMPYDTWYHIHLMTYAAVFLTFWHQITSGNDFAIEPTAKTVWYALYGSVTALVVWYRVIVPVRLNLRHRLRVEAVIEETPGIVSVLIGGRKLHRMGAEAGQFFRWRFMAPGMRFSSHPYSLSAAPRPDLLRITVKAIGDHSAALRELTPGTKVWAEGPYGAMTASRRSRGKVLLVAGGVGITPMRALFETLPGGAGDITLLYRANSTQDLALWDELAKIADERGARLMYAVNSPDGERPDISAESLQRKIPDIDSHDVFMCGPNGFAQGVYEALRGAGVPARRIHHESFEM, encoded by the coding sequence GTGACCACGACGATCGCCGGCGGCCGTGCCGCCCGCCGCCAGACGATGCGCCGCATCCGCCCGCGCCGCTCCCCGGCCGTCCCGTTGCTGCTCGCCGTATGGGCGGGCGCGGCGGGTGTGCTGTGGCTGTGGTGGGCCAACACGCCGAACATCGCGGACGACAACAGCAGGATCCTCAACGCGGGACGGATCACCGGGCTGCTCGCCGGGTACCTGATGGCGCTGGTGGTGCTCCAGATGGCACGGGTGCCCGCGCTGGAGCGGCGGGTGGGCTCGGACCGGGTCGCGCGCTGGCACGCGATGAGCGGCCGGTACACGCTCTGCCTGGTCTTCGCGCATGTGTTCCTGATCATGTGGGGGTACGCGCTTCAGGCAGGCAAGACGCTGGGGGACATCGTCCAGCAGACGATCGACTCCATCAACCAGCTGCCGGACATGGGCAAGGCGGCGATCGGCACCGGTCTGTTCCTGCTCATCGGGCTGGTGTCGATCGGACCCGTGCGCCGCCGGATGCCGTACGACACCTGGTACCACATCCATCTGATGACGTACGCGGCCGTGTTCCTGACGTTCTGGCACCAGATCACCTCCGGCAACGACTTCGCGATCGAGCCGACCGCGAAGACCGTCTGGTACGCGCTGTACGGGTCGGTCACCGCGCTGGTCGTCTGGTACCGCGTCATCGTCCCGGTCCGGCTGAACCTGCGGCACCGGCTGCGCGTCGAGGCGGTCATCGAGGAGACGCCGGGCATCGTGTCGGTGCTGATCGGCGGGCGCAAGCTGCACCGGATGGGCGCGGAGGCCGGGCAGTTCTTCCGGTGGCGGTTCATGGCGCCGGGGATGCGGTTCAGCTCCCACCCGTACTCGCTGTCGGCGGCCCCCCGTCCGGACCTCCTGCGGATCACCGTCAAGGCGATCGGCGACCACAGCGCGGCGCTGCGTGAGCTGACGCCCGGCACGAAGGTGTGGGCCGAGGGTCCGTACGGTGCGATGACGGCGTCCCGGCGCAGCCGCGGCAAGGTGCTGCTGGTGGCCGGCGGGGTCGGCATCACGCCGATGCGGGCGCTGTTCGAGACGCTGCCGGGCGGGGCCGGTGACATCACCCTCCTCTACCGGGCCAACAGCACGCAGGATCTGGCGCTGTGGGACGAGCTGGCGAAGATCGCCGACGAGCGTGGGGCGCGGCTGATGTACGCCGTCAACAGCCCCGACGGGGAGCGCCCCGACATCTCGGCGGAGTCCCTCCAGCGGAAGATCCCCGACATCGACAGCCACGACGTCTTCATGTGCGGACCCAACGGCTTCGCCCAAGGGGTGTACGAGGCGCTGCGCGGCGCCGGGGTCCCCGCCCGCCGCATCCACCACGAGTCGTTCGAGATGTGA
- a CDS encoding arginine repressor, which translates to MSQAQDHEQPGAGGPAVPQTRTARHRRIVDILNRQPVRSQSQLAKLLADDGLSVTQATLSRDLDELNAVKIRNNDGDLIYAVPSEGGFRTPRVPLGESAKEERMRRLSQELLISAEASANLVVLRTPPGAAQFLASAIDQAELHDILGTIAGDDTLLLISREPTGGQALADHLLRLAQNGH; encoded by the coding sequence ATGAGTCAGGCGCAGGACCATGAGCAGCCGGGCGCGGGCGGCCCCGCCGTGCCGCAGACCCGTACCGCGCGTCACCGCCGGATCGTGGACATCCTCAACCGGCAACCGGTGCGGTCGCAGAGCCAGTTGGCGAAACTGCTGGCCGACGACGGGCTGAGCGTCACCCAGGCGACGCTGTCGCGGGACCTGGACGAGCTGAACGCGGTGAAGATCCGCAACAACGACGGCGACCTGATCTACGCGGTGCCCAGTGAGGGGGGTTTCCGGACCCCCCGGGTACCGCTGGGGGAGTCGGCGAAGGAAGAGCGGATGCGGCGGTTGTCGCAGGAGCTGCTGATCTCCGCGGAGGCGTCCGCCAACCTCGTGGTGCTGCGTACCCCGCCGGGTGCGGCCCAGTTCCTCGCCTCGGCGATCGACCAGGCCGAGCTGCACGACATCCTCGGGACGATCGCGGGTGACGACACCCTGCTGCTGATCAGCCGTGAGCCGACGGGCGGGCAGGCTTTGGCCGATCACCTGCTGCGGCTTGCTCAGAACGGTCACTGA
- the argC gene encoding N-acetyl-gamma-glutamyl-phosphate reductase: MVVRAAVAGASGYAGGELLRLLLTHPEIEIGALTGNSNAGQRLGALQPHLLPLADRVLQETTPEVLAGHDVVFLALPHGQSAAVAEQLGPEVLVVDMGADFRLTDAGDWERFYGSAHAGTWPYGLPELPGGRAALTGSKRIAVPGCYPTAVSLALFPAYAAGLAEQEAVIVAASGTSGAGKSPKTHLLGSEVMGSVSPYGVGGVHRHTPEMIQNLSAAAGEPVSVSFTPTLVPMSRGILATCSAKAKPGVTADSVRVAYEKAFADEPFVHLLPEGQWPATASVHGSNAVQVQVAYDAAVGRIIAISAIDNLTKGTAGGALQSMNIALGLDESTGLSTIGVAP, from the coding sequence ATGGTGGTACGTGCGGCGGTGGCCGGAGCGAGCGGGTACGCGGGCGGAGAGCTGCTGCGCCTGCTCCTCACGCACCCCGAGATCGAGATCGGCGCCCTGACCGGCAATTCCAACGCGGGCCAGCGACTGGGCGCACTCCAGCCGCACCTGCTGCCGCTGGCCGACCGGGTCCTCCAGGAGACCACCCCCGAGGTCCTCGCCGGCCACGATGTCGTCTTCCTCGCCCTGCCGCACGGCCAGTCCGCCGCCGTCGCCGAGCAGCTCGGCCCGGAGGTGCTCGTCGTCGACATGGGCGCCGACTTCCGGCTGACGGACGCGGGCGACTGGGAGCGTTTCTACGGCTCCGCGCACGCCGGGACCTGGCCCTACGGCCTCCCCGAGCTGCCGGGCGGCCGCGCGGCGCTCACGGGGTCCAAGCGCATCGCGGTCCCGGGCTGCTACCCCACGGCCGTCTCGCTCGCGCTCTTCCCGGCGTACGCGGCGGGCCTGGCCGAGCAGGAGGCCGTGATCGTCGCCGCCTCCGGCACCTCGGGCGCAGGCAAGTCGCCCAAGACGCATCTGCTGGGCTCCGAGGTCATGGGCTCCGTCTCCCCGTACGGCGTCGGCGGCGTCCACCGGCACACACCCGAGATGATCCAGAACCTGAGTGCGGCGGCGGGGGAGCCGGTCTCCGTCTCCTTCACGCCCACCCTCGTGCCGATGTCCCGCGGCATCCTCGCCACGTGCAGCGCCAAGGCCAAGCCCGGCGTCACCGCCGACTCCGTCCGCGTCGCCTACGAGAAGGCCTTCGCCGACGAGCCCTTCGTGCACCTGCTCCCCGAGGGGCAGTGGCCCGCCACGGCGTCCGTCCACGGTTCCAACGCCGTTCAGGTGCAGGTCGCGTACGACGCCGCCGTAGGCCGGATCATCGCCATCAGCGCCATCGACAACCTGACCAAGGGCACCGCGGGCGGCGCCCTCCAGAGCATGAACATCGCCCTCGGACTCGACGAGAGCACCGGGCTTTCCACGATCGGAGTCGCACCGTGA
- a CDS encoding acetylornithine transaminase: MSNEELTARWQGALMNNYGTPLLPLVRGAGSRVWDADGKEYLDFVGGIAVNALGHAHPAVVEAVSRQIGSLGHISNFFMSEPTVTLAERLLQHFGRDGRVFFCNSGAEANEAAFKIGRLTGRTHVVATEGAFHGRTMGALALTGQPGKRDPFLPLPGDVTHVPFGDAQALAAAVTEETALVVLEPIQGELGVVVPPVGYLKAARAITAATGALLVLDEVQTGVGRTGHWFEYQAHEGVLPDVVTLAKGLGGGLPLGATIAFGRAAELLQPGHHGTTFGGNPVACAAGLAVLDTIENEGLLENVKRQSEKLRTGIEGAGHSLIDYVRGAGLLLGIVLTEPRAPQVRAAAQEAGFLVNVPAPDVVRLMPPLNLGDDEVEAFLGALPGILDAAAASGE, from the coding sequence ATGAGCAACGAGGAACTGACCGCGCGGTGGCAGGGCGCGCTCATGAACAACTACGGCACCCCGCTGCTGCCCCTCGTGCGCGGCGCGGGCAGCCGGGTCTGGGACGCCGACGGCAAGGAGTACCTCGACTTCGTCGGCGGTATCGCGGTCAACGCGCTCGGCCACGCCCACCCGGCCGTCGTCGAGGCCGTGAGCCGGCAGATCGGCTCCCTCGGCCACATCTCCAACTTCTTCATGTCCGAGCCGACCGTCACGCTCGCCGAACGGCTGCTCCAGCACTTCGGCCGGGACGGCAGGGTCTTCTTCTGCAACTCGGGCGCCGAGGCCAACGAGGCCGCCTTCAAGATCGGCCGGCTGACCGGACGGACCCACGTCGTCGCCACCGAGGGCGCCTTCCACGGCCGGACCATGGGCGCCCTCGCGCTCACCGGCCAGCCCGGCAAGCGGGACCCGTTCCTGCCGCTGCCCGGCGACGTCACCCATGTGCCGTTCGGCGACGCGCAGGCGCTGGCCGCCGCGGTCACCGAGGAGACGGCGCTCGTCGTCCTCGAGCCGATCCAGGGCGAACTGGGTGTCGTGGTGCCGCCCGTCGGCTATCTCAAGGCCGCCCGCGCGATCACCGCCGCGACCGGCGCCCTGCTGGTCCTCGACGAGGTGCAGACCGGCGTCGGCCGGACCGGGCACTGGTTCGAGTACCAGGCCCACGAGGGTGTCCTGCCGGACGTCGTGACGCTGGCCAAGGGCCTCGGCGGCGGACTGCCGCTGGGCGCGACGATCGCCTTCGGGCGGGCCGCCGAGCTGCTTCAGCCCGGCCACCACGGCACCACCTTCGGCGGCAACCCCGTCGCCTGCGCCGCCGGACTAGCCGTTCTCGACACCATCGAGAACGAGGGGTTGCTGGAGAACGTCAAGCGGCAGAGCGAGAAGTTGCGGACCGGAATCGAGGGTGCGGGCCACTCGTTGATCGATTATGTCCGGGGAGCGGGCCTGCTCCTGGGTATCGTGCTCACCGAGCCCCGCGCGCCCCAGGTGCGGGCGGCGGCTCAGGAGGCCGGATTCCTGGTGAACGTGCCCGCCCCCGACGTCGTCCGGCTGATGCCGCCGCTGAACCTCGGCGACGACGAGGTGGAGGCGTTCCTCGGGGCGCTGCCCGGAATCCTCGACGCAGCCGCGGCGAGCGGAGAGTGA